The following proteins are co-located in the Paenibacillus sp. FSL H8-0079 genome:
- a CDS encoding ThuA domain-containing protein, producing MSKALIVWGGWDGHEPEQVAAIFERILNEEQFEVEVSNTLESYADAEKLLGLDLIVPLWTMGQIEQELVNNVSAAVQSGVGLAGIHGGMCDAFRNNVDWQFMTGGQWVAHPGNDGVEYMVNMKRGSSPLLDHIEDFQVKSEQYYLHVDPAVEVLATTRFPVVTGPHAANGPVDMPVVWTKRWGAGRVFYNSLGHHADIVDMKPVTEMMRSGFKWTAAGKELAKTRAGAVNEVYTGMADNQN from the coding sequence ATGAGCAAAGCACTGATTGTATGGGGCGGCTGGGATGGACATGAACCGGAGCAGGTAGCAGCGATTTTTGAGCGTATTTTGAATGAAGAACAGTTTGAGGTTGAAGTCTCGAATACGTTGGAGTCTTATGCGGATGCAGAGAAGCTGCTGGGTCTGGATCTAATCGTGCCATTGTGGACGATGGGGCAGATTGAGCAGGAGCTGGTCAATAACGTATCAGCGGCTGTTCAGAGCGGTGTCGGCTTGGCTGGTATTCATGGCGGCATGTGTGATGCCTTCCGAAATAACGTGGACTGGCAGTTTATGACGGGTGGACAATGGGTTGCCCATCCAGGTAACGATGGCGTGGAGTATATGGTGAACATGAAGCGCGGCTCTAGTCCGTTGTTGGATCATATTGAAGATTTTCAGGTGAAAAGCGAACAGTACTACCTGCACGTAGACCCGGCAGTGGAAGTGCTGGCAACAACTCGTTTTCCAGTGGTGACAGGCCCGCATGCGGCGAATGGACCCGTAGATATGCCGGTTGTTTGGACGAAACGCTGGGGCGCAGGACGGGTATTTTACAACTCACTGGGACACCATGCGGACATTGTAGACATGAAACCTGTGACTGAAATGATGCGCAGTGGCTTCAAATGGACGGCAGCAGGCAAAGAGCTTGCGAAGACCCGAGCAGGAGCAGTGAATGAAGTATACACAGGTATGGCGGACAACCAGAACTAA